TGACTGAATCTTACTGATTTCAGAGTCGGCCTGCTTCAGTTCTGCAGTGATCTGATTGACGGCTTTCACTTGAGCCTCAGTAATTTTTGACGCTTTGGCAGCATCCAGTTCAGCGAATTTCAAAGCAGTGGGTAACTGCGTCGGTCCATGATTCAGGATCGGTTTGACTGCCTGTAACGGTGATTCACTGGCAGCCGTTTTATCGGCTGGATTATCTGCCGCCGACAGCAGGGACGTGCAGCACAACACCGCCACTGTCTGTAGACATAAAAATTGAAACCGCCGCGCTGGTAATCCATTCACGCCAGAATCTCCTTAATTGCTTCAGTCTTGGGATCGGCTTTCGCAATTGGCTGGCCATTGGGATAAAATTCTTCTGATGAATCCAGTCCGACCGCCTGATAGTAGGTGTGGAACAGATGCCCGCCATTGACTTCACGATCAATTACTTTGGTGCCGGTTTCATTCGTCTTACCGGAAACCGCGCCCCCTTTGATTCCGGCCCCGCCAACGGCGATGGACCAGGCGGTCCCCCAATGATCACGGCCCACGCGCGAATTAATTCTGGGGGTACGGCCAAATTCGCACATGCAGATAATCAGCGTATGTTCCAGTAAACCCCGATCGTAGAGATCAGAAATGAACATCGCAAAAGGTCGATCGAATTCGCCCAGTTGCTCGATATGAAAGTTGAAATTCTCGGAGTGCGTGTCGTAGTTCGTATGTCCCACTTTGACAAACGTCACACCTTTCTCAATTAATTGCCGCGCCATCAGGCAGTGCTGGCCGAAATCATGTTTGCCATAGCGTTCCACGTCTTTATCAGAAAATTGACTGAAGTCAAAAATCTCCCGCCGGGACATCAACGCCGCCGCCTGATCGAACGATTCATTATAAACTTCGGTATGTGCAGTCTTGCGTTTCTGTTCAAATCGCTGACTGACCTTACTTCGCAGACTCCGCCTGAGCGCGTCCCGCTCTGCAGTCATGGAAGAATGCATCGCCAGATTCGCGGGCGCCCTACCACCTGACAGTACCAGTGGCGCATGGCGGGGTCCCAGGAACGTTGCTTCCTTGGAAGAGCCGCCGGCACCGACAGAAATATAACCCGGCAAGGGGCTGTCAGGCGGAGACAGATGGCTGGAAAACGAGGAGCCCAGATAGGGATAGGCAAAACCAGGTTGCTCTTTCCGCCCGGTCTGCATGATGTACGCCCCTTTGCCATGGTCGTTTACTTTAGTATTAATGCCTCGGACCAACGCCAGGTGATGCATCTGCTGCGCAGTAAAAGGCAACAGCTCACTGATCTGCACGCCAGGTGCTGAAGTGGAAATCGCCTGGAAAGGTCCTCCCGTTTCTGTTCCCGGCTTGGGATCCCAGGTCTCCAGCTGACTGACCCCGCCGGACAGCCAGAACACGACCACCTGTTTCTGTTGCGAAGCCAGTTTTTTCGCTGCCTGAACCTGAGTCATTCCGCCAAAGCCAAGCAAACTTAATGCACCAGCGGCAGAGCCCCCGAGAAAAGAGCGGCGCGTCAGTGATTCATGTGATCCACAAGCATAGTTACAACGCATTGTCACACCCTCTCCCTGAATTCAATAAGACTGACTGTGATTGAATCAACTCAATGATGTTCTATCAGTGATTAAACCGAAACTCCGATGACATTAACAATGCCCAGATCAGATCGGTAACGATCACTGCTCGATCTTGCCCTTTTTTTCCCGCCAGCAAAGCTGTCACTTCTTCAGTTTCAGCCTGAAGTGGATGTCTCGTTAAGACACTGAGATACATTTCTTCCGCCAGTTGATCCGCTTGATCCGCTGGAATTTTCATGAGACGATCGGCCAGATTTCCCGGACGCGCCGGCAGGATGACCTGAATCCGCTGATCATTAGACAGATATAAAATCTGATCTGCGGTCGCTTCGAAGTCTTTGACGGGCTCACCCGGCACCCCACCAAACAGGGAGACAAACTGGCGTTCATAACCCAGCAGATTTTTCCTGAGTGTTGCTTCACTCAACTTCTTTTTCAGACTGTTCCGATGCACTTCTGCCAGCCCGGTCGCTTCCATTACCGCCCAGGCATACTGTTCCGGATTCAAAGGCTTCAGTAAGGCGTGCGTGAAATGTGCATCGGACAAATCTTTCGCAGTTTTATCCTGAAACAGATCGTTGGCACTTGAGCGCTGGTATGTTTCGCTCAAAGCGATCTCGCGGAGATACCATCTCAGATCATAGTCGTGTGACATCAGTTGAGCGGTCAGTGCTTCCAGCAACTCGGGATGCGAGGGAGGATTATCTGAATTGTCTTCATCAAGCGGATGCACGATTCCCCGCCCCAGCAGCATTGCCCACAAACGATTCGCCATTGTTCGCGCAAAGCGGCGATTCTCTCTGGTAATCGCATCTCCCAGTTGAGCACGACGGCTGTATTTGGGAATCGGTCGAACATCTTTGGCTGGTTTGATTTTGTACTCTTCCCCCTTTTTAAATGCGGGTTCGGAAATCTTTTTGCCATCAAACACGGCAGGCAGAGTCGTCTCGGGGCCTTTGGAGGTCTTGTCGCGAACTTCAAACACCGATTCAAATTTGACTTCGCCTTCTGCTTTCTCAGCAAAGACCGTCTGTTTTTTCTTTTTGTCGGTAAATACAAAACTGCGAATCAGAAACGCTGAGATACCGTAGTAATGATCCTGCTTCCAGTCGGCAACTTCCGGGTGATCATGACACTGGGCACACGTCAGATCAGCTCCCAGAAATATTCGGCTGATATCTCGCGTCAGCTCATTCACCTCACCACTGCGGGCCAGATAAAAGCGAGCCTCTGCCTGATGTTCCTTATCAGAACCATCCGCAGAAAGGATTTCGCGCACCAGTTGATCCAGCGGTTTGTTCTCAGCGACGGACTTCCGCAAATATTCTTCCCAGGTACTGACATCGATGTACTTCTTCTTCATTCGCTGCATCAGCATCACATCCAGACGCTGTGAGATAAAGCGGGCAGACTCGGGAGAATTCAATAGCTGATCAATCAGAACCGACCGTTTGTCGGACCGTTGATCACTCAGAAAATCTCGCGTCTGTGAGATCGTGGGAATCCGCCCTGTCATATCGAGGTAGATCCGTCTCAGGAATTCAGCGTCATCACATACAGGAGACGCCAGTCTGGCATAATCGGTATGTCGGCTCTGGACGA
The sequence above is a segment of the Gimesia algae genome. Coding sequences within it:
- a CDS encoding DUF1501 domain-containing protein, giving the protein MRCNYACGSHESLTRRSFLGGSAAGALSLLGFGGMTQVQAAKKLASQQKQVVVFWLSGGVSQLETWDPKPGTETGGPFQAISTSAPGVQISELLPFTAQQMHHLALVRGINTKVNDHGKGAYIMQTGRKEQPGFAYPYLGSSFSSHLSPPDSPLPGYISVGAGGSSKEATFLGPRHAPLVLSGGRAPANLAMHSSMTAERDALRRSLRSKVSQRFEQKRKTAHTEVYNESFDQAAALMSRREIFDFSQFSDKDVERYGKHDFGQHCLMARQLIEKGVTFVKVGHTNYDTHSENFNFHIEQLGEFDRPFAMFISDLYDRGLLEHTLIICMCEFGRTPRINSRVGRDHWGTAWSIAVGGAGIKGGAVSGKTNETGTKVIDREVNGGHLFHTYYQAVGLDSSEEFYPNGQPIAKADPKTEAIKEILA
- a CDS encoding DUF1549 domain-containing protein gives rise to the protein MFRANMRVYVLLLIVFSLPAISVPVMAADLSQSAAEPLVAKKPMLPTGPPLHVLIDKFVQSRHTDYARLASPVCDDAEFLRRIYLDMTGRIPTISQTRDFLSDQRSDKRSVLIDQLLNSPESARFISQRLDVMLMQRMKKKYIDVSTWEEYLRKSVAENKPLDQLVREILSADGSDKEHQAEARFYLARSGEVNELTRDISRIFLGADLTCAQCHDHPEVADWKQDHYYGISAFLIRSFVFTDKKKKQTVFAEKAEGEVKFESVFEVRDKTSKGPETTLPAVFDGKKISEPAFKKGEEYKIKPAKDVRPIPKYSRRAQLGDAITRENRRFARTMANRLWAMLLGRGIVHPLDEDNSDNPPSHPELLEALTAQLMSHDYDLRWYLREIALSETYQRSSANDLFQDKTAKDLSDAHFTHALLKPLNPEQYAWAVMEATGLAEVHRNSLKKKLSEATLRKNLLGYERQFVSLFGGVPGEPVKDFEATADQILYLSNDQRIQVILPARPGNLADRLMKIPADQADQLAEEMYLSVLTRHPLQAETEEVTALLAGKKGQDRAVIVTDLIWALLMSSEFRFNH